Proteins from one Paenibacillus amylolyticus genomic window:
- a CDS encoding ABC transporter permease subunit, producing the protein MILPGFIYFVIFKYFPMGGLIISFQDYQPYLGIRDSPWVGFKHFVRLFTEPTFAMLLSNTLILFALELVIFFPIPIILALMMNEVRHRLFRNSIQTIVYIPHFMSWVIIVSITYVFLSVDGGVVNEIIAAFGGSKISFLTSPEWLRPMYILQIIWKEAGWSTIIYLAAITVVDTQLYEAAEMDGASRLRKMWHVTLPAIRPVIITLLILKIGNTLELGFEHMYLLLNSLNREVGEIFDTYIFTAGLKNGQLSFSTTVGLFKGLVGLILVMFANRLAKKLGEDGVY; encoded by the coding sequence ATGATTCTTCCCGGTTTTATCTATTTTGTGATCTTCAAGTATTTTCCGATGGGCGGACTTATTATTTCATTTCAGGATTATCAGCCGTATTTAGGAATTAGAGATAGTCCATGGGTGGGCTTCAAACATTTTGTCCGTCTGTTTACGGAACCAACCTTCGCCATGTTACTTAGTAATACATTGATCTTGTTCGCGCTTGAACTAGTGATCTTCTTCCCGATTCCGATCATCCTCGCGCTTATGATGAATGAAGTACGGCACAGGTTATTCCGAAACTCCATTCAAACGATCGTATATATTCCACATTTCATGTCATGGGTTATTATTGTCTCCATCACGTATGTATTTCTTAGTGTGGATGGGGGCGTCGTCAATGAAATTATAGCTGCATTTGGTGGTAGCAAGATCAGCTTCTTAACCTCTCCAGAATGGCTTCGTCCGATGTACATTTTGCAGATTATATGGAAGGAAGCTGGTTGGTCAACCATTATCTACCTCGCAGCCATTACCGTTGTAGATACCCAGCTGTATGAAGCTGCCGAGATGGACGGCGCATCTAGATTGCGCAAAATGTGGCACGTAACATTACCCGCAATTCGCCCGGTCATTATTACATTGTTGATTCTCAAAATCGGAAACACGCTGGAACTTGGCTTTGAACATATGTACCTGCTACTGAATTCACTTAACCGGGAAGTCGGTGAGATATTTGATACGTATATCTTCACGGCAGGTTTGAAGAACGGACAATTGAGCTTTAGTACAACGGTTGGATTGTTCAAAGGTCTTGTAGGTCTGATACTTGTCATGTTCGCTAATCGTCTCGCCAAAAAATTAGGAGAAGACGGCGTATACTAG
- a CDS encoding AraC family transcriptional regulator codes for MRKSKTFTNIFVSILLLSIGLVVGFGSYIYVATTKSVIARVSEGHQSLILQVRNTLEQKIQTIEYAFATYSTTPSFRKVINSPLSGQDYEAYRELNSQLGYIATMGLDGVQYSLVSLKQNWSLSNGSLKRITDEEKQRMQALFADPEGNNLYWTKTKEGLRLLHALPMYSKDKEAIAMSDISLRTLNQSLQTQSDAPIYILNKQGELLYAALTEQSSISAEQMNLISKQIINEPPSGQITIPAASGDSIMGLYARSTYNGWTYITLPNQKEVSQALSSTRLGLIVMGAVIMALMIILAYIIALRLAKPVLQIQHSLGGRAERTVRDEVGWIIQSIHSIVSEKQHLEQLIHLEKPKLETQFVLNVLQNRLTREEIHSYLERFAYTKMYNEIYATMLIQIDRPGKGSLADKDTLLLAVNQLVQEIIPPSQRMLPVVLNERTQATILSFAGSSSDNREVMLQYAKRVIQLSREYWSASVSVGFSGQYEDLMNTREACDMSLEALYQRLKLGKESVIFYEDILRVGNGPTLLHYPTELESRLFDAIRLGDKEEVTRTLYPLLADMMKHNLNPMNLEITLIRFVNNLIQLEQLIGTDVLLTQRNGTLYHRLLHTLNPEEVEHILVHEVIYPMVDSMQERASQQFRTLADRMASIVRTEYDQDLSLESISERLHYTPNYLSSIFRKEYNMTFSEYLMNIRLDVARKWLVDTNMPIKDIAERLGYQNSQNFIRTFRKKRISPLVHIEGCGWIAE; via the coding sequence ATGCGAAAGAGTAAAACGTTTACGAATATCTTTGTCTCGATCCTACTCCTTAGCATCGGACTCGTTGTAGGTTTTGGAAGTTATATCTATGTTGCAACTACAAAATCTGTAATAGCACGTGTAAGCGAAGGGCACCAAAGCTTAATTCTGCAGGTGAGAAATACACTGGAACAAAAAATTCAAACCATTGAATATGCATTTGCCACGTACAGTACAACACCATCTTTTCGTAAGGTCATTAACAGTCCATTAAGCGGGCAAGATTATGAAGCTTACCGAGAACTCAATTCCCAGTTAGGGTATATTGCGACGATGGGGCTTGATGGCGTACAGTATTCGCTTGTGAGTCTGAAGCAGAATTGGAGCCTGTCTAACGGGTCGTTAAAACGAATTACAGATGAAGAGAAGCAACGGATGCAAGCCTTATTCGCTGACCCGGAAGGTAATAATCTCTATTGGACCAAAACAAAAGAAGGTCTTCGATTGCTGCATGCTTTACCAATGTATTCGAAGGACAAGGAAGCCATTGCGATGTCGGACATTTCTTTGCGAACACTGAATCAATCCCTACAGACGCAATCCGATGCTCCGATCTACATTTTGAACAAACAGGGTGAATTGCTCTACGCAGCTTTAACCGAACAAAGTTCTATATCTGCTGAGCAAATGAACTTAATCAGCAAACAAATAATTAATGAGCCCCCTTCAGGACAGATTACAATTCCTGCTGCATCGGGTGATTCAATCATGGGCTTGTACGCCCGTTCTACTTATAATGGATGGACTTATATCACACTTCCCAATCAAAAAGAAGTCAGCCAAGCTCTATCATCGACCCGTTTGGGTTTAATTGTAATGGGTGCCGTCATTATGGCTCTGATGATCATTCTTGCATACATTATAGCTTTACGGCTTGCCAAGCCCGTTCTTCAAATTCAGCATAGTCTTGGTGGACGTGCTGAGAGAACGGTCAGGGACGAGGTCGGTTGGATCATTCAGTCGATCCATTCTATTGTTTCAGAGAAACAACATCTTGAACAGCTTATCCATCTTGAAAAGCCCAAACTTGAAACACAATTTGTTCTAAATGTACTACAGAATAGGTTAACCAGGGAAGAGATCCATAGCTATCTTGAACGATTCGCATATACGAAGATGTACAACGAGATATATGCAACGATGTTGATTCAGATTGACCGTCCCGGGAAAGGCTCGCTGGCTGATAAAGATACACTGCTGTTGGCCGTTAATCAGTTAGTGCAGGAGATCATCCCTCCGTCCCAACGGATGTTACCTGTCGTGTTGAATGAACGGACACAAGCAACGATATTATCCTTCGCTGGCAGTTCTTCAGACAATCGAGAAGTAATGTTGCAATATGCCAAAAGGGTTATTCAATTGTCTCGCGAGTATTGGTCCGCTTCAGTCAGTGTGGGCTTCAGTGGTCAATATGAAGACCTGATGAATACCCGGGAAGCCTGTGATATGAGTCTTGAAGCATTGTACCAGCGTCTTAAGTTAGGCAAAGAGTCCGTTATTTTCTATGAGGATATCTTACGTGTGGGCAACGGGCCAACCTTACTTCACTACCCTACAGAATTGGAGAGTCGGCTGTTCGATGCCATACGTCTTGGTGACAAAGAAGAGGTGACACGTACGTTATACCCGCTGTTAGCAGATATGATGAAGCACAACCTTAATCCAATGAATCTGGAGATCACATTGATTCGATTCGTGAACAATTTGATTCAGTTGGAGCAGCTCATTGGTACGGACGTGTTGCTTACACAGCGTAACGGCACATTGTATCATCGACTACTGCACACGTTGAATCCGGAAGAAGTTGAGCACATTCTTGTTCACGAGGTCATCTATCCTATGGTAGATAGTATGCAGGAGAGAGCGAGCCAACAGTTCCGCACACTTGCAGATCGTATGGCGTCTATTGTACGCACGGAATACGATCAGGACTTGTCACTGGAATCCATAAGTGAACGATTGCATTATACGCCGAACTATCTAAGCAGCATTTTCCGTAAAGAATACAATATGACCTTTAGCGAGTACTTAATGAATATCAGACTAGATGTAGCAAGGAAATGGTTGGTGGACACGAACATGCCCATCAAAGATATAGCCGAACGACTGGGATATCAGAATTCCCAGAACTTTATACGTACTTTTCGGAAAAAGAGAATCTCACCCCTGGTGCATATCGAAGGTTGCGGATGGATAGCTGAGTAA
- a CDS encoding AraC family transcriptional regulator, whose translation MLPFYEIRKDELSVIRNLKEISFPPHMHGYLEILYVISGSQRIEVNDQSYDLHEGDAAMIFPDMVHRYETTGHSSTSEVLIIVHPKLLGGLFPDLTRFHPKNPIITKPYVHEDVAVAFEKVKRDDDYAIKLGWIHIIIAHLIREIEFEQVQQLPVQDLSKKLMEYLATHFTEPITLDTLAFEFNVSKYYISRIFSKRFKMNLRNYLSMLRVEYASILIRTTDASLTTVWMNAGFDSQRTFNRVFQAIYGMTPRDFKNNVSNYLK comes from the coding sequence ATGTTACCTTTTTATGAGATTCGTAAGGATGAATTATCGGTTATCCGGAATTTGAAGGAGATTTCTTTCCCTCCACATATGCACGGATATCTTGAAATTCTATATGTCATTTCAGGTTCTCAACGGATTGAAGTGAATGATCAATCGTATGATTTGCATGAAGGTGATGCAGCAATGATATTCCCTGATATGGTTCACCGTTACGAAACAACTGGACATTCCTCTACGAGCGAAGTGTTGATTATTGTGCATCCCAAGCTCTTAGGCGGTCTGTTTCCTGATCTGACTCGCTTCCATCCCAAGAATCCCATTATCACTAAACCATATGTTCATGAAGACGTTGCTGTCGCTTTTGAGAAAGTGAAGCGGGATGATGATTATGCCATTAAACTTGGCTGGATTCACATCATCATCGCGCATCTAATACGCGAGATTGAATTTGAACAAGTACAGCAACTCCCCGTACAGGATTTATCCAAGAAGCTGATGGAATACTTAGCAACACATTTCACCGAGCCCATCACCCTAGACACTCTTGCCTTCGAGTTTAACGTGAGTAAATATTATATTTCTCGCATCTTCTCGAAGCGGTTCAAGATGAACCTGCGAAACTATCTATCGATGCTTCGGGTAGAATATGCTTCCATACTAATTCGTACAACAGATGCATCTCTAACAACGGTATGGATGAATGCAGGATTCGATAGCCAGCGTACGTTCAATCGGGTGTTTCAGGCGATTTACGGCATGACACCACGAGATTTTAAGAACAATGTGAGCAACTATCTAAAATGA
- a CDS encoding nitronate monooxygenase has translation MGAQGVYMGTRFIATVENPASHAAKRAIVQVNSEEIIELEGVHERTIPTPGGLKAYELIKEGKDEEAIPYHKNGYKEALLLGNLDQGTISVSPSAGGIQEILTCQEVIDEIVNHINY, from the coding sequence ATGGGAGCACAAGGCGTGTATATGGGGACAAGATTCATAGCGACAGTGGAAAATCCTGCGAGTCATGCGGCAAAACGCGCAATTGTTCAGGTCAACAGTGAAGAAATCATTGAACTTGAAGGAGTACATGAGCGAACCATTCCAACACCAGGAGGACTAAAAGCATACGAGCTCATTAAGGAAGGAAAAGATGAAGAGGCTATACCTTATCATAAAAACGGATACAAAGAGGCGCTCTTATTAGGAAACTTAGACCAAGGAACCATCAGCGTTTCTCCATCAGCAGGAGGAATCCAAGAAATCCTGACTTGTCAGGAAGTTATAGATGAGATTGTAAACCATATTAATTATTGA
- a CDS encoding nitronate monooxygenase has translation MNKITELLNIEYPIISAAMNWVTSAELVAAVCNAGGMGVLGPNAGQTLNPNSLEEYADNVRNEIRKVKQLTNKNFAVNYIFPFDDSGTQPFTTMLFNILIEEKVKYVVAIGNQMIASEMVKLKKHGITVLYRPITPTVQNIMEAEKHGADAVIVTGSEAGGHISQYNVSLFTLLPQVTAAVSIPVIAAGGIIDGRGAKQPSRWEHKACIWGQDS, from the coding sequence ATGAATAAGATTACGGAGTTATTAAATATAGAATATCCCATTATTTCTGCGGCTATGAATTGGGTCACTTCAGCAGAGTTGGTAGCAGCTGTGTGTAATGCTGGAGGCATGGGGGTACTGGGACCAAATGCAGGACAAACCCTAAATCCCAATAGTTTGGAAGAGTATGCTGACAATGTGCGAAACGAGATTCGGAAAGTGAAGCAGTTAACGAATAAGAACTTCGCTGTAAATTATATCTTTCCGTTTGATGACAGTGGTACTCAACCGTTTACTACAATGCTTTTCAACATCCTGATCGAAGAAAAGGTGAAATATGTAGTAGCCATTGGTAACCAAATGATTGCAAGCGAAATGGTTAAGTTAAAAAAGCACGGTATAACGGTGCTTTATCGACCGATCACACCTACTGTTCAGAACATCATGGAAGCAGAGAAACATGGAGCTGACGCTGTTATTGTCACCGGTAGCGAAGCGGGAGGGCATATCAGTCAGTACAATGTTAGTCTTTTCACCTTACTACCCCAAGTAACCGCAGCTGTCAGTATACCTGTAATCGCGGCTGGCGGTATCATTGATGGACGAGGAGCTAAGCAGCCTTCGCGATGGGAGCACAAGGCGTGTATATGGGGACAAGATTCATAG
- a CDS encoding helix-turn-helix domain-containing protein: protein MTRMCLDGFHEEFKEDYPMIFGMAYTQHVLSGRWKFLIIWFLKDQARRFHEIRSFLNDIPQGSLTKQLRELEENGLISREVFPEVPPRVEYSLSEKGRDFLPILDMMEKFGLKHGETQAIHATNTTEKDTDPRV from the coding sequence ATGACTCGGATGTGTTTGGATGGATTTCATGAAGAATTTAAGGAAGATTACCCTATGATTTTTGGGATGGCCTACACTCAGCATGTACTATCAGGACGCTGGAAGTTTCTCATCATCTGGTTTTTGAAGGATCAAGCACGACGCTTTCATGAGATCAGATCATTTCTGAATGATATACCGCAAGGCTCTTTAACGAAACAATTGAGAGAGTTAGAAGAGAATGGGCTCATTTCAAGAGAGGTATTTCCAGAAGTCCCACCACGCGTAGAGTATTCTCTGTCAGAGAAAGGACGGGATTTCCTGCCTATCTTAGATATGATGGAAAAGTTTGGATTGAAGCATGGGGAGACTCAAGCGATTCATGCAACTAATACGACAGAAAAAGATACTGATCCTAGGGTGTAA
- a CDS encoding MerR family transcriptional regulator, producing the protein MYSISEIEKITGLRPSTLRYYEQEGILPHVARNASGRREYSNEVLEWLELVIALKDTGMSIEDIKAYTELIRQGDPSLDDRKQFLLMHKTRVERTVAQTQFHLEKIIRKIAIYDVLMYKKKK; encoded by the coding sequence ATGTATAGTATAAGTGAAATTGAGAAAATTACAGGTTTACGTCCCTCCACCCTCCGCTATTATGAACAAGAAGGCATCTTGCCTCATGTTGCGCGAAATGCTTCAGGTAGAAGAGAATACTCGAACGAAGTTCTAGAGTGGCTGGAGCTGGTTATCGCTTTGAAAGATACGGGAATGTCTATTGAAGATATTAAGGCATACACGGAGCTGATTCGACAAGGAGACCCTTCCCTGGATGATAGAAAACAATTTTTGCTTATGCACAAAACCAGGGTGGAACGGACCGTGGCTCAGACGCAGTTCCATCTGGAGAAGATTATTCGCAAGATAGCGATCTACGATGTTTTGATGTATAAGAAGAAGAAATAG
- a CDS encoding SDR family NAD(P)-dependent oxidoreductase, producing the protein MSEPKVWLITGCSTGFGRHIAQQAIDAGYNVVVTARNVEQITELTAGHEDHVLALPLDVTNPEQIRNAVDCTLEKFKRIDVLVNNAGIGYFSSVEESVEEETRKMFEINFWGLMHVTNAVLPYMRSQKSGHIINFSSIGGLTSFPTLGYYHATKYAVEGISESLSKNWHLLIFT; encoded by the coding sequence TTGTCAGAACCAAAAGTATGGCTTATCACTGGATGTTCAACAGGATTTGGGAGACACATCGCGCAGCAAGCGATTGATGCAGGTTATAATGTTGTCGTGACCGCACGTAATGTTGAGCAGATCACAGAACTTACAGCGGGGCATGAAGATCATGTGCTTGCTCTCCCACTCGACGTGACTAATCCAGAGCAGATCCGCAATGCGGTTGATTGTACGCTGGAAAAGTTTAAGCGTATTGATGTACTTGTGAACAATGCAGGTATTGGATATTTCAGCTCGGTTGAGGAAAGCGTAGAGGAAGAAACGCGTAAGATGTTCGAGATTAACTTCTGGGGGCTCATGCATGTGACGAATGCGGTACTCCCTTACATGCGTTCTCAAAAAAGTGGTCACATTATCAACTTTTCATCCATTGGCGGCTTAACTTCCTTCCCAACTCTCGGGTATTATCATGCTACGAAATATGCTGTTGAGGGCATATCTGAGAGCCTCTCTAAGAATTGGCACCTTTTAATATTTACGTGA